One region of Roseovarius faecimaris genomic DNA includes:
- a CDS encoding ABC transporter permease: protein MNQNRTLNFILALYVLCIFVFIFAPILFSLVFSFNSQRFPTIPLGEFSTEWYAKIFADPDVWLAARNSLIVSVSTSVVATFLGFCTAYSDFRYNFRFKGPYLALILLPPTIPLIIMALAMLAWLSKLGLSGQLWSIILAHSVLTAPFAMAIIRLRLNQMDPDLEAAAWNLGSSEWQAMRHVIIPFCAPAIVSALCLTAAVSFDEFAISWFVSGLNKTVPVVILEIVQGNIDPQVNAIGTFVFLTSMTLVILAQVFFISRQVKSHS, encoded by the coding sequence ATGAACCAGAACCGTACCCTCAACTTTATTCTAGCGCTGTATGTGCTGTGCATCTTTGTCTTTATCTTCGCACCGATCCTGTTCAGCTTGGTGTTTTCGTTCAATTCGCAACGCTTCCCGACCATTCCGCTGGGAGAGTTTTCAACCGAATGGTATGCTAAAATCTTTGCCGATCCTGATGTCTGGTTGGCAGCACGCAATTCGCTGATCGTGTCGGTCAGCACCTCAGTGGTGGCCACCTTCTTGGGCTTTTGCACCGCCTATTCGGATTTTCGGTACAACTTCCGCTTCAAGGGTCCCTATCTGGCGCTCATCCTTCTGCCGCCGACCATTCCGCTTATAATCATGGCCTTGGCGATGCTGGCGTGGCTGTCAAAGCTGGGGCTGTCCGGCCAGCTGTGGTCAATCATCCTGGCCCATTCAGTGCTAACGGCCCCTTTTGCCATGGCCATCATCCGGCTTAGGTTGAACCAGATGGATCCTGACCTTGAGGCAGCCGCTTGGAATCTGGGCAGCAGCGAATGGCAGGCCATGCGCCATGTCATCATACCGTTCTGTGCCCCCGCGATCGTATCGGCCCTCTGTTTGACCGCAGCCGTATCTTTCGATGAATTTGCGATCTCGTGGTTTGTGTCTGGCCTGAACAAGACTGTTCCCGTGGTTATCCTAGAGATTGTCCAAGGCAATATCGACCCACAGGTCAATGCCATCGGCACATTCGTATTCCTGACCTCCATGACGCTGGTGATCCTTGCACAGGTGTTTTTCATCAGCCGCCAAGTGAAGAGCCATTCGTGA
- a CDS encoding ABC transporter permease, translating to MTWRLPIIFWQLLFFVGPLLFMVALSFFIVKNYRMTEAFEMVNWQKMLSRGYFWDSYWYTIFIAGISTAVAMLLAFPASFALAFRASDSLRRWAVFLLIIPFFTSYLVRTFSWYVILAESGVVNAMLGQIGLGPFKMLNTHFGTVIGYLTLTLPLVVILQTVTMANVDKTLIEAARNLGCKPLATIWRVVLPLSKTGLIVAALFCFILSFGDFVAPFYLGGSQEPTLPILILDTTKSGQQWPRAAVVAIMMMATLFTIAFAAIALAYRKGGAR from the coding sequence ATGACATGGCGGTTGCCGATCATCTTCTGGCAGCTCTTGTTCTTTGTTGGCCCGCTTTTGTTTATGGTCGCGCTCTCGTTCTTCATCGTGAAGAACTATCGCATGACCGAAGCCTTCGAGATGGTGAACTGGCAGAAGATGCTGTCTCGCGGTTATTTCTGGGACAGTTACTGGTACACCATCTTCATCGCCGGGATCAGCACTGCGGTGGCGATGCTGCTTGCCTTTCCGGCTTCCTTCGCCTTGGCGTTTCGCGCCTCAGACAGCCTGCGCCGTTGGGCGGTTTTCCTGCTGATCATCCCGTTTTTCACCTCATATCTGGTGCGTACATTCTCTTGGTATGTGATTCTGGCCGAAAGCGGCGTGGTCAACGCGATGCTGGGACAGATCGGTCTGGGGCCGTTCAAGATGCTGAACACGCATTTCGGTACGGTCATTGGCTATCTGACCCTGACATTGCCGTTGGTGGTGATCCTACAAACCGTGACCATGGCCAATGTCGATAAAACTCTGATCGAGGCTGCACGCAACCTCGGGTGCAAACCACTGGCGACCATTTGGCGCGTTGTGCTGCCGCTGTCGAAAACCGGGCTAATCGTTGCGGCCCTATTCTGTTTCATTCTGTCCTTTGGGGACTTCGTGGCGCCTTTTTATCTAGGGGGCTCGCAAGAGCCGACATTGCCCATTCTGATCCTCGATACCACCAAATCGGGCCAGCAATGGCCAAGGGCAGCCGTAGTCGCCATCATGATGATGGCGACGCTCTTTACAATCGCCTTTGCCGCTATCGCGCTGGCCTATCGCAAAGGGGGCGCGAGATGA
- a CDS encoding extracellular solute-binding protein yields the protein MKPKHLTTRRMTPTRRDVLRIGGGIALSAPFVSRAWASTTEINMLAWYGHGEPDMVGAFEEANNVKFVPKYYAGGDNMLALIAQSPPGTYDIILSDAEFVQQLNAAGYIEELNAADYPLDDMLHEDFTKFPGHWADDKLYSMMVRGGHLGVSYNTTAASAEEAASYDVFWKESLKGKAGHFDWHLPTLGMMSLKNGNGAGLWDLDDAAWQSVQDTTLSLRPQVGGFFDYGGTFNGLKNGEMLAMCGIGDWITGVLERDGAPVASTIPKEGGIQFTESYSIGKDSEKADICTKFIQYMLSPEGQVKSAQMLAYPGFCITKAGRAMLQEVDPAEAKRSHQIEGMANDPIALINEGRIHYRDIPQQQSLEDWNDFWSEYKNA from the coding sequence ATGAAGCCGAAACACCTGACAACCCGCCGGATGACACCCACGCGTCGCGATGTGCTAAGGATCGGTGGGGGCATCGCACTCTCGGCACCCTTTGTAAGCCGAGCCTGGGCCTCGACCACGGAAATCAACATGCTGGCCTGGTATGGTCATGGTGAGCCTGACATGGTCGGTGCCTTCGAAGAGGCCAACAACGTCAAGTTCGTCCCCAAGTACTACGCAGGCGGCGACAACATGCTTGCGCTGATTGCGCAATCGCCTCCGGGCACCTACGACATTATCCTGTCGGATGCCGAGTTTGTGCAGCAGCTCAATGCTGCAGGCTATATCGAAGAGCTGAACGCGGCAGACTACCCGCTCGATGACATGCTGCATGAGGATTTCACCAAATTCCCAGGCCATTGGGCTGACGACAAGCTCTATTCGATGATGGTTCGCGGCGGGCATTTGGGCGTATCTTACAACACCACAGCTGCGTCAGCCGAAGAAGCGGCCAGCTATGACGTGTTCTGGAAGGAAAGCCTGAAAGGCAAGGCGGGCCATTTCGACTGGCATCTGCCCACCCTTGGCATGATGAGCCTCAAGAACGGCAATGGTGCCGGGCTTTGGGATCTGGATGACGCCGCATGGCAATCGGTACAGGATACGACGCTATCCTTGCGACCGCAGGTGGGTGGCTTCTTTGACTATGGCGGCACATTCAACGGCCTCAAGAACGGAGAAATGCTGGCCATGTGCGGCATCGGCGATTGGATCACCGGCGTGCTGGAGCGTGATGGCGCACCGGTTGCTTCGACCATCCCGAAAGAAGGGGGCATTCAATTTACGGAAAGCTATTCTATCGGCAAAGACAGCGAGAAGGCGGATATCTGTACCAAGTTCATTCAGTACATGCTGTCGCCCGAAGGTCAGGTGAAATCGGCGCAGATGTTGGCCTATCCCGGCTTCTGCATCACCAAAGCCGGCCGTGCCATGTTGCAGGAAGTCGATCCCGCCGAGGCCAAGCGTAGCCATCAGATTGAAGGTATGGCCAATGATCCGATCGCCCTGATCAACGAGGGCCGTATTCACTACCGTGACATTCCGCAGCAGCAATCGCTTGAGGATTGGAATGACTTTTGGTCGGAGTACAAAAACGCCTGA
- a CDS encoding LysR family transcriptional regulator has product MRVVNLSTELLRTFVTVIEVESFTRAAEILGRTQPAISLQIKRLEDTVGYALIKREGKDISLTERGESLAIHARQILRLNDLAVAQFEHQKESSKLRVGLPVDYAVNTLQSCLTNVVRQFSDIQIEIRCDLSKNLLSALRSNEIDIAVALFDGDDQQFLFRNWKEQPVWVGATDFEVPDQDVIPLVVHPFGCVYRERMATALKLAGQDWRIAYSSPGIGGVQHAVRDGLGLSCLTGPTVLDGMRRFTEKDGLPALPALHIGLFARQAQLGAGGYAAIDAIVNTLESQSSDVNSG; this is encoded by the coding sequence ATGCGTGTTGTCAATCTTTCGACCGAACTTTTGCGGACCTTCGTGACCGTCATCGAAGTGGAAAGCTTCACGCGGGCCGCAGAAATCCTCGGACGGACACAACCGGCGATCAGCCTTCAGATAAAGCGATTGGAAGACACGGTTGGATACGCTCTGATAAAGCGCGAAGGCAAAGATATTTCCCTAACCGAGCGTGGCGAGTCCTTAGCCATCCATGCGCGGCAAATCCTGCGCCTGAACGATCTGGCTGTGGCGCAGTTTGAACACCAGAAAGAATCGTCCAAGCTTCGGGTCGGATTGCCTGTGGATTATGCGGTAAACACTTTACAGTCCTGTCTGACGAACGTTGTGCGACAGTTCTCTGACATTCAGATTGAAATAAGGTGTGACTTATCCAAGAATCTCCTATCAGCCTTGAGAAGCAACGAAATAGACATTGCAGTAGCGCTGTTTGATGGTGATGATCAGCAATTTCTGTTCCGAAACTGGAAAGAACAGCCCGTTTGGGTCGGTGCAACAGATTTTGAGGTTCCAGATCAGGACGTTATCCCGCTCGTGGTTCACCCCTTTGGCTGCGTCTACCGGGAGCGCATGGCCACGGCCCTGAAGCTGGCCGGGCAGGACTGGCGCATCGCCTACTCCAGTCCAGGCATCGGTGGCGTGCAGCATGCGGTGAGGGATGGGCTGGGTTTGTCCTGCTTGACGGGCCCTACCGTTCTGGACGGCATGCGCCGATTTACCGAAAAGGATGGCCTTCCGGCATTGCCTGCTCTCCACATTGGGCTCTTCGCGCGTCAGGCGCAGTTGGGCGCCGGTGGCTATGCGGCAATTGACGCCATTGTAAACACACTTGAATCGCAATCCTCGGACGTTAATTCAGGATAA
- a CDS encoding ribose-phosphate pyrophosphokinase translates to MKLVCGNSNRPLAEAIAAHMKVPLAECNVRRFADEEVFVQIQENVRGDDVYVIQSTSFPANDNLMELLVLIDALRRASAGRITAVIPYFGYARQDRKPAPRTPISAKLVSNIITHAGADRVLTMDLHAGQIQGFFDIPTDNLFAVPEIVRDIEQQSSRDNVMVVSPDVGGVVRARGLAKRISSPLAIVDKRRDKPGSSEVMNIIGDVEGKSCVLVDDIIDSGGTLCNAATALLEHGAADVSAYITHGVLSGKAVERIDSSDLASLVITDTICATEAVAASSTIRTISIAPMFAKAITRIASGESVSVLFE, encoded by the coding sequence ATGAAACTGGTCTGTGGAAACAGCAATCGACCGCTCGCAGAAGCGATTGCGGCGCATATGAAAGTACCGCTTGCAGAGTGTAATGTGCGCCGCTTTGCCGATGAGGAAGTGTTCGTTCAGATACAGGAAAATGTGCGTGGTGATGATGTTTACGTCATCCAATCCACGTCGTTTCCTGCAAATGACAATCTGATGGAATTGTTGGTGTTGATTGACGCGCTGCGCCGCGCATCAGCGGGACGGATTACCGCCGTTATTCCCTACTTCGGTTATGCTCGTCAGGATCGCAAACCAGCCCCTCGCACACCGATTTCGGCCAAGCTGGTGTCGAACATCATCACTCATGCGGGTGCCGACCGGGTTTTGACGATGGATTTGCACGCAGGCCAGATTCAGGGCTTTTTCGACATACCCACCGACAATCTCTTTGCAGTGCCCGAAATCGTCCGCGATATTGAGCAACAAAGTAGCCGTGATAATGTCATGGTTGTCTCACCGGATGTGGGCGGGGTAGTTCGTGCGCGCGGATTGGCCAAACGTATTTCCAGCCCACTGGCGATTGTCGATAAGCGAAGGGACAAGCCGGGCTCATCAGAAGTCATGAATATCATCGGCGATGTTGAGGGTAAATCCTGTGTGCTAGTTGATGATATCATCGATTCAGGTGGAACTCTTTGCAATGCTGCGACGGCTTTGCTGGAACACGGTGCCGCTGATGTGTCGGCCTACATCACCCATGGCGTTTTGTCTGGCAAGGCGGTCGAAAGGATCGATTCATCAGATCTGGCGTCGCTGGTCATCACCGATACGATTTGTGCCACCGAGGCGGTCGCAGCGTCTTCCACGATCCGCACAATTTCCATCGCGCCGATGTTTGCGAAGGCGATTACTCGCATTGCCAGCGGGGAGTCTGTCAGCGTTTTGTTCGAATGA
- a CDS encoding phosphoribosyltransferase family protein, producing MTHDKGPRDDRWYFSLMAPNTKGDKFAWLDPTSIYINGKAYHDLLDDLVADLDADEIDVVAGLDAMGFVLAAGIAARIGRGFLPIRKPGKLCVDTDQASMTNYSGQTQAMEMRLPAFAPGTRVLLVDQWVETGGTMHGAVQLVEQQKGKVAGMVAIVMEENDNTAEYRKKYKCVTAIQPGTEWQRQANAQYLESFKTYKPEMAFPV from the coding sequence ATGACTCATGACAAAGGACCCCGGGATGACCGCTGGTACTTCTCGCTGATGGCACCCAACACCAAGGGCGACAAATTCGCCTGGTTGGACCCGACTTCCATCTACATAAACGGCAAGGCCTATCATGATCTGCTGGATGATCTTGTTGCCGATCTGGACGCGGACGAGATCGACGTTGTTGCGGGTCTGGATGCCATGGGCTTTGTGCTGGCGGCTGGTATCGCCGCCCGGATTGGTCGGGGCTTCTTGCCCATCCGCAAGCCCGGCAAGCTGTGTGTTGATACAGATCAGGCGTCGATGACCAACTACTCAGGTCAGACGCAGGCAATGGAGATGCGTTTGCCAGCCTTCGCGCCGGGAACACGGGTCTTGCTTGTGGACCAATGGGTGGAGACCGGAGGTACCATGCACGGCGCGGTTCAGTTGGTAGAACAGCAAAAGGGCAAGGTGGCCGGCATGGTGGCCATTGTCATGGAAGAGAATGACAATACCGCCGAGTATCGCAAGAAATACAAATGCGTCACTGCGATTCAACCGGGAACCGAATGGCAGCGTCAGGCCAACGCCCAATATCTCGAAAGCTTTAAGACCTACAAACCCGAGATGGCATTTCCGGTCTAG
- a CDS encoding BtpA/SgcQ family protein — translation MNRYTFQQSFGTSGPVVLPVIHVLDAEQTKTNIQSAIDGGCPGVFLINHDFEKEKLVPIIKDMRRAFPDVWIGVNFLAVTGKFAFPILGQLQAEGVQVDGYWADDARIDERRPEDDQPEAEEIADIRNESGWTGLYIGGTAFKKQREVEPAQFAKSARIATRYMDVVVTSGVATGHAADVGKIETFRENCGDTALGLASGITPENAAQYADAVDLFMVATGINFEGDFYNIDPDRLKRLMDITRK, via the coding sequence ATGAACCGGTACACCTTTCAACAGAGTTTTGGGACCTCCGGGCCGGTCGTGCTCCCAGTGATTCACGTGCTTGACGCCGAGCAAACAAAAACGAACATTCAATCGGCCATCGACGGTGGGTGTCCTGGTGTTTTTCTGATCAATCACGACTTTGAAAAGGAAAAATTGGTCCCAATCATCAAGGACATGCGTCGAGCATTTCCAGATGTTTGGATTGGTGTGAACTTCCTCGCAGTGACCGGCAAGTTTGCATTCCCAATTTTGGGCCAGCTGCAAGCAGAGGGAGTTCAGGTTGACGGCTATTGGGCCGATGATGCGCGGATAGATGAACGCAGACCCGAGGATGACCAACCCGAGGCAGAAGAGATCGCCGATATTCGCAATGAGAGCGGATGGACCGGGCTGTATATCGGTGGCACTGCGTTCAAGAAACAGCGCGAGGTAGAACCTGCCCAATTTGCCAAAAGCGCCCGTATCGCCACACGCTACATGGATGTTGTGGTGACGTCTGGCGTGGCGACCGGCCATGCGGCAGATGTGGGCAAAATCGAAACCTTCCGAGAAAATTGCGGTGATACGGCTCTTGGCCTGGCCTCGGGCATCACACCCGAAAACGCAGCGCAATATGCGGATGCGGTTGATCTTTTCATGGTTGCGACAGGAATCAATTTCGAGGGGGATTTCTACAACATCGACCCCGATCGCCTGAAGCGCCTCATGGACATCACACGGAAATAA
- a CDS encoding LysM peptidoglycan-binding domain-containing protein: MSKFSGVVGGPVLGAAAAAALVLAVALLIGPGDKGADTGETPADLAGTVPEAQTPQEDSTAETSDAPEADSAEPAETTAQDDVAEAAPEATEDTEARAVPAMPEAPSIDTFRLDPDGALLVAGQAAPGWDTLVTLDGATLETVTPDSAGKFVAFLQIDQSAEPRILSLLMRDPESGAEIASRDEVIIAPTPVAQAEELAESQATDAGETGQTSQTQEVAEAAASDTAGDAEPDTKSVQTADAGQTAQTAPTESETAPAETETTTVTTTETTIETIAVDPVQDSAEASQTVLLSNDDGVRVLQPATPRDLAPDVMSSVALDAITYSQQGEVELSGRGQGDGFVRVYLDNAPVTSSRISEDGNWRTDLPEVDTGVYTLRIDETDAEGNVTSRVETPFKREEEDVIAAASAAVAEQRIAAVTVQPGSTLWAISRAAYGDGVLYVRVFEANRDRIRDPDLIYPGQVFSLPE; this comes from the coding sequence ATGAGCAAATTCTCGGGCGTGGTGGGCGGTCCGGTCCTGGGGGCCGCTGCGGCAGCGGCGCTTGTGCTGGCGGTGGCGCTGTTGATCGGGCCGGGCGACAAAGGCGCAGACACGGGCGAGACGCCCGCGGACCTGGCCGGGACCGTGCCCGAGGCGCAGACCCCTCAGGAGGACAGCACCGCAGAAACCAGCGATGCGCCTGAGGCCGACAGTGCCGAACCCGCCGAAACCACCGCCCAGGACGACGTGGCAGAGGCCGCGCCCGAGGCCACCGAGGACACCGAGGCCCGTGCCGTTCCCGCGATGCCCGAGGCACCCTCCATCGACACGTTCCGGCTTGACCCCGATGGCGCGCTTCTGGTGGCCGGGCAGGCCGCTCCGGGCTGGGACACGCTTGTCACGCTCGACGGGGCCACCCTTGAGACCGTGACCCCGGACAGCGCGGGCAAGTTCGTCGCCTTCCTGCAGATCGACCAGAGCGCGGAGCCCCGGATCCTGTCGCTGCTGATGCGCGACCCGGAGAGCGGCGCCGAGATTGCGTCGCGTGACGAGGTGATCATCGCTCCCACCCCCGTGGCACAAGCCGAAGAGCTGGCGGAATCGCAGGCCACTGACGCGGGTGAGACCGGGCAAACCTCCCAGACGCAGGAGGTGGCCGAGGCCGCGGCGTCCGATACGGCCGGTGACGCCGAACCCGACACCAAGAGCGTGCAAACGGCCGATGCCGGACAGACCGCCCAGACTGCCCCGACAGAGAGCGAAACCGCCCCGGCAGAGACCGAAACCACAACCGTAACCACAACCGAAACCACAATCGAAACCATTGCGGTCGACCCCGTGCAGGACAGTGCGGAAGCGTCGCAAACCGTGCTTTTGTCCAACGATGACGGCGTGCGTGTGCTTCAGCCCGCGACCCCGCGCGACCTCGCGCCCGATGTCATGTCCTCGGTGGCGCTCGATGCGATCACCTACTCCCAGCAGGGCGAGGTTGAACTGTCGGGCCGGGGGCAGGGGGACGGCTTCGTGCGGGTCTATCTTGACAATGCGCCCGTCACCAGCTCGCGGATTTCGGAAGACGGCAATTGGCGCACCGATCTGCCTGAGGTCGATACCGGCGTCTACACGCTGCGGATTGATGAAACGGACGCCGAGGGCAATGTCACCTCCCGCGTCGAAACCCCCTTCAAGCGCGAAGAGGAGGACGTGATCGCCGCCGCCTCCGCCGCCGTGGCCGAACAGCGCATTGCCGCCGTCACGGTGCAACCCGGCTCGACGCTTTGGGCCATCAGCCGCGCAGCCTATGGCGACGGGGTGCTTTATGTGCGCGTCTTCGAGGCCAATCGCGACCGCATCCGCGACCCCGACCTGATCTATCCCGGCCAGGTGTTCAGCCTGCCGGAGTGA
- a CDS encoding TIGR00730 family Rossman fold protein — protein MSKPSVCVFCGSRTGRNPAYEAAATATGHMLADEGFRLVYGAGDVGLMGACARAAQERGGETFGVIPVHLMRAEVGKTDLTSFVVTETMHERKKVMFMNCDAIVVLPGGAGSLDEFFEVLTWRQIGLHSKPIFLLNTDYYWSPLMQLMSHVIDEGFADASLLDYLRSPATVPELQTGLRAALL, from the coding sequence ATGTCAAAGCCTTCAGTCTGTGTCTTTTGCGGCTCACGCACGGGGCGCAACCCGGCCTATGAGGCCGCGGCCACTGCCACCGGGCATATGCTGGCAGATGAGGGGTTCCGGCTGGTCTATGGCGCGGGGGATGTGGGGCTGATGGGTGCCTGCGCGCGGGCCGCACAGGAGCGCGGCGGCGAAACCTTCGGCGTGATCCCGGTGCACCTGATGCGCGCCGAGGTGGGCAAGACCGACCTCACCAGCTTTGTCGTCACCGAAACGATGCACGAGCGCAAGAAGGTGATGTTTATGAATTGCGACGCCATCGTCGTGCTGCCCGGCGGCGCGGGATCGCTGGACGAGTTTTTCGAGGTGCTGACATGGCGTCAGATCGGCCTGCATTCCAAGCCGATTTTCCTTTTGAATACCGACTATTACTGGTCACCCCTGATGCAGTTGATGAGCCATGTCATCGACGAGGGATTTGCCGATGCCAGCCTGCTTGACTATCTGCGCAGCCCGGCCACCGTGCCCGAGCTTCAGACCGGCCTGCGCGCGGCCTTGCTCTGA
- the rarD gene encoding EamA family transporter RarD, with protein MTDTTKGVLAMILACVLWGISGLFYNYLTHIPAVEVMAHRTVWAVVFFLVLLTLQRRPSAPFRALSTRRSFGILAVAMVLVGINWLVFVYAIQQGKALEASLGYFIYPLVAVALGIVVFAERVGRAQGLAIGLVTAAVLLLSIGLGVTPWLALLLAVSFGLYGMVKKGLAVGPVVSVTAEAMLLSPFALGFLAWQHGTGAGAFGANLQDSVLLALSGPITALPLMFFSYAAQRVGMMTVGLLSYLNPTLQFLVATLVLQEPFGLWHAIAFAMIWTALALYSAASWRQSKAARRPV; from the coding sequence ATGACCGACACCACCAAAGGCGTTCTCGCCATGATCCTGGCCTGTGTCCTCTGGGGCATTTCGGGGCTGTTCTACAATTATCTCACCCATATCCCGGCTGTAGAGGTGATGGCGCATCGCACCGTCTGGGCGGTGGTGTTCTTCCTCGTCCTCCTGACCCTGCAACGCCGCCCCTCGGCCCCGTTTCGCGCCCTGTCAACGCGTCGGTCCTTTGGCATCCTTGCGGTGGCCATGGTCCTTGTCGGGATCAACTGGCTGGTTTTTGTCTATGCCATCCAGCAGGGCAAGGCGCTTGAGGCGTCACTGGGTTACTTCATCTATCCGCTGGTGGCCGTGGCGCTGGGCATCGTGGTCTTTGCCGAACGGGTGGGCCGGGCGCAGGGGCTGGCGATCGGGCTGGTGACGGCGGCGGTGCTGCTGCTGTCCATTGGTCTGGGGGTGACGCCCTGGCTGGCGCTGCTGCTGGCGGTGTCCTTCGGGCTTTACGGCATGGTCAAGAAGGGGCTTGCCGTTGGCCCGGTCGTGTCGGTTACGGCTGAGGCGATGCTGCTGTCTCCCTTCGCGCTCGGTTTTCTCGCCTGGCAACACGGCACCGGGGCAGGGGCCTTTGGCGCAAACCTTCAGGACAGTGTCCTGCTGGCCCTCTCGGGCCCGATAACCGCACTGCCCCTGATGTTCTTCAGCTATGCCGCACAGCGGGTCGGGATGATGACTGTGGGCCTTCTGTCCTACCTCAACCCGACGCTGCAATTTCTGGTGGCCACGCTTGTCCTGCAAGAGCCGTTCGGCCTCTGGCACGCGATTGCCTTCGCGATGATCTGGACGGCGCTCGCGCTCTATTCCGCCGCAAGCTGGCGTCAGAGCAAGGCCGCGCGCAGGCCGGTCTGA
- a CDS encoding superoxide dismutase, whose protein sequence is MAFELPDLPYAHDALAGKGMSAETLEYHHDLHHKAYVDNGNKLIAGTEWDGKSMEEIITGTYDANAVAQNGIFNNISQLWNHNQFWEMMGPGDAGMPGELEKAITESFGSVDEFKSQFSAAGAGQFGSGWCWLVKNADGSLAVTKTENGVNPLCFGQTALLGCDVWEHSYYIDFRNKRPAYLENFLNNLVNWENVASRL, encoded by the coding sequence ATGGCATTCGAACTTCCCGACCTTCCCTACGCCCATGATGCGCTGGCCGGCAAAGGCATGAGCGCCGAGACGCTCGAGTATCACCACGACCTGCACCACAAGGCCTATGTCGACAACGGCAACAAGCTGATTGCCGGGACCGAGTGGGACGGCAAGTCGATGGAAGAGATCATCACCGGCACCTATGACGCGAACGCGGTGGCGCAGAACGGCATCTTCAACAACATCAGCCAGCTGTGGAACCACAACCAGTTCTGGGAGATGATGGGCCCCGGCGATGCGGGCATGCCCGGTGAGCTGGAAAAGGCGATCACCGAAAGCTTCGGCAGCGTCGATGAGTTCAAATCGCAGTTTTCCGCCGCGGGTGCCGGACAGTTCGGCTCGGGCTGGTGCTGGCTGGTGAAAAACGCCGATGGCTCGCTGGCCGTGACCAAGACGGAAAATGGCGTGAACCCGCTTTGCTTCGGTCAGACGGCTTTGCTGGGCTGCGACGTGTGGGAGCATTCCTACTACATCGACTTCCGCAACAAACGCCCGGCCTATCTGGAGAACTTCCTGAACAATCTGGTCAACTGGGAAAACGTCGCCTCGCGCCTCTGA
- a CDS encoding sarcosine oxidase subunit gamma, producing MSEAVAPLNGAKYEGFVSLRAMGLQGMITLRGDLSDAKLKKAVKAATGQAVPAQRKIAHEGESGVAWMSPDELLLFVPYAEVDAKLTELHEALAGTHFLAVNVSDARAMFHLDGAGVREVMAKISPVDMSAAAFGPGDFRRSRMAQVPAAFWMPTDTSVQVVCFRSVSDYAFNLLKTSAEPGGEVGYF from the coding sequence ATGTCTGAAGCAGTGGCACCGCTGAACGGCGCGAAATACGAAGGCTTCGTCAGCCTCCGCGCGATGGGCCTGCAAGGCATGATCACCCTGCGGGGCGATCTGTCGGACGCCAAGCTCAAGAAGGCCGTGAAGGCCGCCACCGGTCAGGCCGTGCCCGCACAGCGCAAAATCGCGCATGAGGGCGAAAGCGGCGTGGCCTGGATGAGCCCGGACGAGCTGTTGCTCTTCGTGCCTTACGCCGAGGTCGATGCCAAACTGACCGAGCTGCACGAGGCGCTGGCCGGTACGCATTTCCTTGCCGTGAACGTGTCCGACGCGCGCGCCATGTTCCACCTTGACGGGGCAGGGGTGCGCGAGGTGATGGCCAAGATCTCGCCGGTGGACATGTCGGCGGCGGCCTTCGGGCCGGGCGATTTCCGCCGCTCGCGCATGGCGCAGGTGCCCGCCGCCTTCTGGATGCCGACCGATACCAGCGTTCAGGTCGTCTGTTTCCGCTCGGTCTCGGACTACGCGTTCAACCTGCTCAAGACCTCCGCCGAGCCGGGCGGAGAGGTTGGCTATTTCTAA